Genomic segment of candidate division Zixibacteria bacterium HGW-Zixibacteria-1:
CCGGCGCCGCCAATACCGCCGGCCCCCCCGCCTTTCCATCTCCACCATTGCCGCCCTGACTGGTCTTAAGAGTACAGTCGGTTAAAGAAAGACCGCTGCTGTAACAGAGAATAGTGATTGAACTTCCTCCGCCGATGCCTCTGCCGCCACCGGTTCCTCCCGTGCCGCCGGCACCGCCGCCGCCGCCCCAACCGCCTGGGTCATAACCTGTATTCGATAATGTAACACCGGTTCCGGCTCCTCCACCTCCATCACAACCGCTCTTACCATCAGTACCGCTCTCCCCGTTTCTGTAGCCCAGCAAAGGAAGATTCCCCATAAATTTTATGTATAATGTTGCCGCTAAGCAACTGCCGTCTATGCCGTCGGAACCATCGGAGCCAGGTTCTGCCTGCAGGGCAAAGTTAATGGCCCCGGCGCCTCCTGTCCGTGTACCATCGGCACAAAAACCGGTATCTCCGGGCTCAGCTTCGTCAAACCAATCTTCTGCTCCCCTTCCGCCACCGCCGCCGGGAATTGGTACCTGACCAGCCCTTGAATAGTAGCCATCCTCACCGTTTATACCATTTATTCCACCCTGTCCGTCAGTTCCGTCGGCGCCATTGCCCGAAATAATCAGACAATTCGCAAATTTTACTTTGTCAACGCCGCTGGCATTGCTGCAGATAACGCCATATGAATCTCTTCGCGGATAAACGGCATCATGAGCCATTATCGTCAGATAATTGATTGAGACTTGTGATTCAATGTCTTGTATGAAAACGGCGACGGCCTCGCTGTCAATAAAGTCGCCATATAGAATAGTCGAATCATCACCAAATAACGCCCACGAGGAATCCGGGTTATGACCGCCGGAAATATTAACGCCATGATTTATTATTATGGATTCATGGAATTCGCCAACCGCAAGAAAAATAGTCGAGAAAGTATCATTTTGACCTGCAATATCAATTGCTGTCCGGATAGAACCAAGCGGGTTATTATAGGTTCCATCTCCGGTTCCTCCCGGTGCTACAAACAGGATTGTATCGGGATCAAATTCTTCAACAATATCCTGACCATCGCCGGGATTGATGCTCTTGTCATTATCATCGTCGCACGTGCCCAGAATTGCGACCATGATTATGATCGAGAGAATTACAGCAAACCGACCTCTGATGTATTTTTTGACCGCCATGACATCATTGAAATATTAAACTTGTATTTCCATATATAATATAATCTGAATTCATGCCCGGTCAATATTATATTTAGGAAGGTCCGATATGAAATAGACTTATGGCCGTTTGTCTGCGGCAAAGACAACCGGTGAGCCGATTAAAAAATTTACTGCCTAATCCTCTTTTTTCGGCGGGGTATAAACAATCCCATGCTCAATATAGAATTTCAATAATGTCAGCGCTTCACCCCAGCCGCTGGCACATTCCAGAATCATGGCGCGCGCCTGGTCGGTGTCGGGATAGCCCGACTCGGTCAACTCGATCACCGTGCCGCCATACTTCGCGGTCAGCTTGAATGAAATGGTCGTCGGAATATCTTTGCCGACCGGAAACCACTGAAAAACGAACAAATCCGGCCGTTCAGCTTTGATCACTTTGGCCACGGCATCGGTCGTATAAAAATTCGGCCCCCAGTTTTTCCAGCGCCAGACCATCTTTCCATTCGGTACCGGATCAAGCTCCATCCCGGTCGTGAAGAAGGCATCCCACTCCCCGGCGGAAGTGATAGTCTCGTACACTTTCTCAATAGGCGCGGCAATGAAAGTGGTCTGTTTAATATCTTTTCCGAATTGATTAGACATAACCAGATTGTCCTTTTATATCATTCTACGAAAGGACGCCGTGGATTATGAAATCAAAGTCGAAGGCAGCTTTCGGCCGCCAGATGAAACAGCTTTTCCCTGACCGATATTCGCGACAACCAGCCGCGCTCATCCCAGTTCTCGCCGCTGACATCATCACCGCCATAAAGAATCTGCCCGAAAGGGACCCCCCTGAATTGAGCGACGGCAAAAAAGGCGGCCGCTTCCATCTCGACGGTCAGACATCCCTCGACACGGCGAAGTTCGACCTTGGCTTTGGTTTCGCGGTAGGGGGCGTCGGTCGTCCATGTTTTGCAGATATTGTACGGAATCTGGCGACTTTTCAGCGTCTGTTCGATAGCCGCAACCGCTTCCGGCGACGCGGCCGCTTCACGGCCGGGCGGAAGATAATGATACGAAGTGCCCTCATCACGGACGGCGCTCGACGGTACCATGATATGCCCGACAGCGATACTGCGATCCAGCACTCCGGCACCGCCGCAGGCGATAAATTTCCGGCACCCGAGCGCGATCGCCTGCTCGAGCATGGCCGCGGCGACCGGTGCGCCCACAAATGAATTTGCGAAAGCAAGCCGCCGGCCTTCATAATTGATTTCATAGAACCTGACCAGGTCGCATTCCCACTTGTCTTCGAACATCAGCCGGGCATTATACTCGGCTACGATCTTTTCGACGACCTCGCGGAAAAAGCATATCACACAATGTTCGGCAATATCCATCGGGTTCGAGTGTTCGCCCGGCTCGATAATAGCCTTTCGCTCCGGATCAAATTCAAGGATGGGATATTTCTGCTTCATATATGTTTCAATTTAAAAAGAGAAACGAACGTCCGCCATATTTGTTTTTTGCAGTTTATTCTTCAATCGAAAATTTCCAGCCACAATAGAAATCACGCTCGTCCGGGTCGGGCGGGCAGGCGATACATTCGGTTTTGATGCGCGGGTCGATGGTTCTGGCGAATTCGGTGTATTCGACAATCCCGACTAATTTGCAGGGAAACAGCGGCAACTTCTTGCGTTTTCGCGCCGACTGCACCCGGCAATCGACCATTTTGAACACGAATGAGTTGGCGGTTTCTTCAGTGATTTCCTGCTCATTGAGGACGGCATAGAGCCGGAAGCCGAGCGCTTTTTTGAGCGCTTCGAGTCCGCCGTTTTCGGGGATATTATGCCGCGCCATGATGCGTTTGGCCTCGATTTTGGTGAAAGCCTCCCAGACCTCGGTGTCGAGCTTGATGGCGGTGGCCATGCCGGCCTCTTTTTCGACCGCCTGGAACCAGAGCCCGTCATGCGCCAGCCAGTTCTTGGCAAAATCCTCAATCATCCCGATCAATGTCTCTTTGGGCAACTCTTTAAGTCTATCAATGGACATGGCGGTTTATTCTCCCTGTATTCAATCATCTTCTTATTAAGCCCTAAAGGTATAAAAATCGGTGCGAATGTCAAAGGGAGAAATGGATTTAGGGAAATGTAACATTTCAAGAGGTAGGGGCGACCCTTGCGGTCGCCCGCGTCTATCGAAAATGGGCCGGTGCAAGACCAGCCCCTGCAAATTATTCATATCCGGATATGTAGCGACGGGTTTATAATCCGCTGAGGACGGTTTCAAACCATCTCCTACTTGGTTCTATGCGTCGTTGCGAGGAGCGAAGCCGAGCCGTCGGGCGAGGATGAGCGACGTGGCAATCACGATGTCTCTAATACCAAGTCAGCCTTTATGCAAAAAGTGGCGAGATTGCCACGTTTAGATCTGCGCCATTCGGCGCATCTCTTCGCTCGCAACGACATTTAGCAAATGGGGGGCAGATGTGGACATCTTTCGCCCACGAAAATGTCAAAATATGTCAGCAAATCTCAGTTTTGGGAATAATTATTTAAAAAATATGGAAAATATCCACTAAATCACAAAAATAGCATAAAATAATCTTGACATTTGTCGATGTTGTAAATAAATTACAACACAGCACGGGAACCCTTGATTAATGGAGTGGGAGAAATGAGTTTTGGGGAATATTTAAAATCCCTTAGGATAAAAATGGGATTAACGTTGAGAGAGTTTAGTCGGAGGCTGGAAAAAGACCCCGGTAATATAAGTAAGCTTGAACGTGGAATAATGCAGCCGCCGCGAGATGAAAATGTTATTAAAGAGTTGGGCTATGTTTTGGGTTTGAAGGAAAATTCTGAAGAAATGAAGCAGCTAATTTATCTGGCCGCCGTGGATGCTGGTCAGTTGCCAAGCGAAGTCATTAATGATCAAAAACTTATGGAATTATTGCCAGTTTTCTTTAGGACCGCAACAGGTTCGAAATTGGAAAGAAAAAAGATTGACGATTTTCTTCAAAGATTGCGAAATTCATAATGATATTTAAGGCTCCTTACTTACCATATGATAGAATTAGACACCTTGCTTCTGAGTTTCTCGCAAAAAATAATCCTGATCAAACCATTCCCGTCCCTATTGAAGAAATAATTGAGTTTAAACTGAACATGGATATTATTCCATTTCCAAGATTAAAAATTGACTTTAACGTGGATGGATTTCTGGCAAACAATATGTCGGCAATATATGTCGACGATTATACAATGGATAATTATGAAAATAGATATCGTTTCACATTAGCACATGAAATTGGCCATAAATTCCTTCATAATGAGATTTTTGAAGAACTGAATATCCAATCGTTGGAAGATTGGATGAATGTCATAAACTTGGATTTCGAGCAATATACGTGATTTGAGTTGCATGCAGATAATTTTGCGGGACTCACCTTAGTACCTGGCGATCAGCTTCTTGAAGAATATAGAAATGCATTAATCTTTCTGCAAGAGAATAACTACGAAATAAGGAGACCCAATACTGAGATGATAAATAAATATGTTAGTATAAAAATAGCTAAATCCTTCAAAGTATCTGATCAAGTAATAATCAGACGCCTTGGTCTTGATGATTTAACCCCATTTTCAATTCCTTGGTGATTTTCCTCTTGCCTTCTATTTTAAAAAAGTATATCCTTTAAACCCTATGGGTGAACCTTAGAGGGGAAGGTGGCCGGAATTGCGGCTGAATAAAAAAACACTGCTCGATCCGCTTAAACAGAATATCGTCAAGCGGCTGTCCGACACAGATATACGCGTCCGCCGAAAAATGCTTCTGGGGCTTATTGCCTTTGTCGGGCTGTTTCTCCTCTACTCGTTTTTTTCCGGCTCTTATGGCTTTATCCATATTGCCCAGCTTCACGCGAAAAAACATCAGCTCAAACAGGATAACCATCAGTTGCTCGTCCGGCTGGTCGATTCGGAACTGACCCGGAAACGGCTGCTGGACGACATGAATTATATCGAATATATCGCCCGCACCAGGCATTACTTCTCGCGCAAGGGCGAGGTCGTGTACCGTATCAAATGACATTTTACCGATGCCCCAGGTTAAATCAGAGGGTATAATCCTCAAGTCCGTCAACTGGAAAGAAAACTCCAAAATCCACACCATTTTCACCGACAACGCCGGGCGGCAGTCGCTGATCGATAAAGGCGGACGGTCGCTCAAATCGAAACGGGGCCGGCTGATGACTTTCACCCGGATGGAACTGGGTTATTTCAAGTCGGAAAAATCGGAAGTCTGCTATGTGACCGAGGTGGACCCGATCGAAAGTTTCGAGTTCCGGCTCGACGGCACCCTTGGGCGGCTGACTTTCGCTTCAGCGGCGCTGGAACTGCTGTATGACCTTCTTCCAGCCGATGAGCCGCAGGAGGGGCTGTATCACCTGACTATTCAGTATCTGCGGCTGATCGACCGCATCGCCAAAACGGCGGTGATTCCGGTTTTTATCGCCTTTTTCCTGAAACTTCTCTCATATCTCGGCTACCGGCCCAATTTTGCAGGCTGTAACTCCTGCGGGAAGGACAAAAAGTCCACGCTGACGATAAATTCGAACAACGGCAGCTATTATAATTTTTCGCCGGAACGGGGCGGGCTGGTATGTTCGACTTGCCAAATGGCCGGAGAATATTATATTAAGCTCCAATCTGAAAGGCTCGATAAGATATACAGCCTTCAGACCGCCTCGCTGGCCGAGTCGGCCGGAATCGGATTACGGCTGGATGAGGCCGAGGAGTTTCTGGAACTGCTAACCGCGTTCGTGCGTTTCCAGACAGATATAAGGGAACTGAACTCATTGAAGTTTCTGGAGAAGTTGAAGAAAACGAGTTTGAGAAATATATAGACCGGCGCAATCCGGCGATTAACATCGAGAAAGTGATTATGGCAAAAAACAACAAAAACGATAAAATGGATCGGCTGGTGTCGCTGTGTAAACGGCGCGGGTATGTCTTTCAGTCATCCGAAATCTATGGCGGCCTCAATTCATGCTGGGACTACGGCCCGCTCGGCGCCGAACTGAAACGGAACATCAAGACCTTCTGGTGGGAAGCCATGACCGCCCGCCGCGATGATGTCGAGGGACTCGATGCGGCCATATTGATGCATCCGGAAGTCTGGAAAACATCGGGGCATATCGATGAATTCACCGACCCGCTGATCGACTGCAAAACCTGCAAGGCGCGGTTCCGGGCCGATGATCTCGAAGGGAAAACCCGCTGCCCGGCCTGCGGCAATGAGACGCTGACCGATTCCCGCCAATTCAACCTGATGTTCAAGACTTTCATGGGACCGGTCGAGGATGACAGCGCGGTCGTGTATCTTCGCCCCGAAACGGCCCAGGGCATCTATGTCAACTTTCTCAATGTGAAAAATGCCTCGCGGCAGAAAATTCCGTTCGGGATCGCGCAGATCGGCAAGGCTTTCCGTAACGAAATCACTCCGGGCAATTTTATTTTCCGGACCCGTGAGTTCGAGCAGATGGAGATGCAGTATTTCATTCATCCGTCAGAGGATGACAAATGGTTCGAATACTGGCGCGAGCAGCGCTGGAACTGGTATATGGAACTGGGTATCCGCCCGGAGCGACTCCGCTGGCACGAACACGGCCCGAACGACTTGGCCCATTATGCCAAAAAGGCTTATGACATCGAATATGAGTTCCCGTTCGGCTGGAAAGAACTCGAGGGCATCCACAACCGGACCGATTTTGATCTCTCGCGGCATCAGCAGGCGACCAATAAGGATATGGGATATTTCGACGAGCGTTTCACGGAAAAATTTGTGCCGTTTATTATCGAAACTTCAGCCGGCTGTGACCGGACCTTACTGACAGTTCTTGTCGATGCCTACGACGAAGATGAATCCCGCGGCGAGAAATCGACAGTGCTTAGGCTATCGCCGAAAGTGGCCCCGATCAAAGCGGCCATTTTCCCGCTGGTGAAAAAAGACGGGATGCCGGAGATTGCCGAGAAGTTATATCACGACCTCAAGAAGAAATTCAAGGTCTTTTTCGACGACAGCGGTTCGGTCGGGCGGCGCTATGCCCGGATGGATGAAGCCGGGACACCATTCTGTATCACTATCGACGGCCAGACCAAGGAAGACGACACGGTCACCATCCGCGACCGCGACAGCATGGAGCAAACCCGCCACAAACTGGCCGAAATCGAACCGTTTTTGGTTGAGAAAGTAAGGTAATTATTCAATACAAGATTATGGATTCAATATTAAAATGAAAATGTGATAATGCCGATGAACAATTTATAGAAAAGATCGTATTAAAGTAAAATAAATGTAAGGTTTTTCACAATTTTTAAATAAAGCCCTTGACAAGAATATTTAATATAGTATCATTATTGATACATATCTTCAGTAAATCAATGGGAGAGAGTGATTAATATGACCAGAGAAGAAAATGAGCGCCAGGCTATGGCAGAGGAAGCGCGTGCTTGGGTTGCTTCGCCGAGTGGCAAAAAGGCAGTTTTGGATGCCTTAAAAGCCACAGGTGATGAAATTAAAGCACTAAAAAAAGCCCGGGAGGTAGATCCCAAAGAGCTCGATAGGCCTATGACACTATAACAGATTTTGCATGCA
This window contains:
- the recO gene encoding DNA repair protein RecO — encoded protein: MPQVKSEGIILKSVNWKENSKIHTIFTDNAGRQSLIDKGGRSLKSKRGRLMTFTRMELGYFKSEKSEVCYVTEVDPIESFEFRLDGTLGRLTFASAALELLYDLLPADEPQEGLYHLTIQYLRLIDRIAKTAVIPVFIAFFLKLLSYLGYRPNFAGCNSCGKDKKSTLTINSNNGSYYNFSPERGGLVCSTCQMAGEYYIKLQSERLDKIYSLQTASLAESAGIGLRLDEAEEFLELLTAFVRFQTDIRELNSLKFLEKLKKTSLRNI
- a CDS encoding glycine--tRNA ligase — its product is MAKNNKNDKMDRLVSLCKRRGYVFQSSEIYGGLNSCWDYGPLGAELKRNIKTFWWEAMTARRDDVEGLDAAILMHPEVWKTSGHIDEFTDPLIDCKTCKARFRADDLEGKTRCPACGNETLTDSRQFNLMFKTFMGPVEDDSAVVYLRPETAQGIYVNFLNVKNASRQKIPFGIAQIGKAFRNEITPGNFIFRTREFEQMEMQYFIHPSEDDKWFEYWREQRWNWYMELGIRPERLRWHEHGPNDLAHYAKKAYDIEYEFPFGWKELEGIHNRTDFDLSRHQQATNKDMGYFDERFTEKFVPFIIETSAGCDRTLLTVLVDAYDEDESRGEKSTVLRLSPKVAPIKAAIFPLVKKDGMPEIAEKLYHDLKKKFKVFFDDSGSVGRRYARMDEAGTPFCITIDGQTKEDDTVTIRDRDSMEQTRHKLAEIEPFLVEKVR